Proteins co-encoded in one Desulfitobacterium hafniense DCB-2 genomic window:
- a CDS encoding DUF5022 domain-containing protein, producing MRAVFRKGSKIKIRRTGSLILALVMCFTMTVQAAVVSAYEGNFDEVYKAEPIDTCQETFFRGDTYVKSEEFDDIYEDGNQYVMVIKSADEGSTQSVIIPVDRKNVEFSNAAAVEAFMSRENIPKEAIDSFNEKYQLYLEADEENIAPPALVLFEPAEAMVNKANGDPDQITYYTYNGWPMMTYQFNYTNLSSNWKTIKTGTATKDTASLVKEVSLSLGSILKGKLSFFSSGVSVLNAFLNHYGLTSTQVSKNVEDYFSARLVWDQVEKYTMRDFGGLTGWQTGLVTYKVTIKRLGQETYFANTGKVPYLTDRTFNEEVKSDHFDNPWATAFANGTYTVWEYISWSAGSVRYDFS from the coding sequence TTGCGCGCTGTTTTTAGAAAGGGGAGTAAAATAAAAATTCGTAGAACAGGCTCGTTAATTTTAGCGTTAGTGATGTGCTTTACAATGACGGTGCAAGCAGCTGTAGTTTCTGCTTACGAAGGAAATTTTGATGAGGTTTATAAAGCAGAACCTATCGACACTTGTCAAGAGACCTTCTTTAGAGGAGATACTTATGTTAAATCCGAAGAATTTGATGACATCTATGAAGATGGAAATCAATATGTAATGGTGATCAAATCAGCAGACGAAGGTAGTACACAAAGTGTGATTATTCCAGTTGATAGAAAGAATGTTGAATTTTCTAATGCAGCTGCAGTAGAGGCATTTATGAGTAGAGAAAATATTCCAAAAGAGGCAATTGACAGTTTTAATGAAAAGTATCAGTTGTATTTGGAAGCAGATGAAGAGAATATTGCACCGCCTGCTTTGGTTTTGTTTGAACCGGCAGAAGCTATGGTGAACAAAGCAAATGGAGACCCAGATCAAATAACATATTATACATATAATGGCTGGCCGATGATGACATATCAATTTAACTATACAAATTTGAGTTCGAATTGGAAGACCATAAAAACAGGAACAGCGACCAAAGATACAGCATCTTTAGTTAAAGAGGTTAGTCTTTCACTTGGATCAATTTTGAAGGGAAAACTATCATTTTTCTCTTCTGGAGTTAGTGTTTTGAATGCTTTTCTGAATCATTATGGTTTGACATCCACTCAAGTATCGAAGAATGTAGAGGATTATTTTTCAGCAAGACTTGTGTGGGATCAGGTGGAAAAGTACACCATGAGGGATTTCGGCGGATTAACAGGCTGGCAAACTGGTCTTGTTACGTATAAGGTTACAATAAAGAGATTGGGACAAGAAACGTATTTTGCAAATACTGGAAAGGTGCCCTATCTTACTGATCGGACCTTCAATGAAGAAGTGAAATCAGATCATTTTGATAACCCGTGGGCAACGGCATTTGCTAATGGTACCTATACAGTATGGGAGTATATTTCGTGGTCTGCAGGAAGCGTAAGGTATGACTTTTCTTAA
- a CDS encoding LytR/AlgR family response regulator transcription factor produces MVLRVLIVEDDANMRLILKRALFGIPNVEVVGEAGNGTEAVGLAAELEPHVIIMDVDLPGKDGVEASREILNISPDVFLVYATGHPEYMAEAFEMYAFDYLVKPYRMERLTQTITRIQKLIESKGKGIQQSREEGSNSVGIKNKIAVKIEGKLTLIDTTKIIYTTRDKRKTVIHTIDGKVTVNESLEGLEKRLAGYNFMRTHRSYLVNLDRIVEIQPLSRNEYLVIFGETKERAYITDEKYRELQIKLNFR; encoded by the coding sequence ATGGTGTTAAGAGTACTTATAGTTGAAGACGATGCTAATATGCGCCTGATACTCAAACGGGCGCTTTTTGGCATTCCCAATGTGGAAGTCGTGGGGGAAGCGGGAAATGGAACAGAGGCCGTCGGCCTTGCTGCCGAGTTAGAGCCGCATGTGATTATTATGGATGTTGATCTACCGGGTAAAGACGGGGTTGAAGCCTCCAGGGAAATTCTCAATATTAGTCCTGATGTTTTTTTGGTTTATGCCACGGGGCATCCGGAATATATGGCGGAAGCGTTTGAAATGTACGCCTTTGATTATCTTGTAAAACCCTATAGGATGGAGCGGCTTACTCAAACCATCACGAGGATTCAGAAGCTTATAGAATCCAAGGGAAAAGGCATACAGCAAAGCAGAGAAGAGGGTAGTAATTCGGTAGGTATTAAGAATAAGATTGCAGTAAAAATTGAGGGTAAGCTAACCTTGATTGATACGACTAAAATCATTTACACTACTCGTGATAAACGGAAAACGGTAATTCATACTATTGATGGGAAGGTAACAGTAAACGAATCCTTGGAAGGCCTGGAGAAAAGATTAGCAGGATATAACTTTATGAGGACGCATCGAAGCTATCTTGTAAATTTGGATAGGATTGTTGAAATACAGCCTTTGTCACGTAATGAATATTTAGTGATTTTTGGTGAAACGAAAGAAAGAGCTTATATCACTGATGAGAAATACAGGGAATTGCAAATTAAATTGAATTTTAGATAA
- a CDS encoding cyclic lactone autoinducer peptide: MFKKSMLSFLASVVSAVALLAVQPTSLVTIYQPKVPKALQK, translated from the coding sequence ATGTTTAAGAAAAGTATGTTATCATTTCTGGCTTCAGTGGTATCAGCAGTTGCTCTCCTCGCGGTGCAGCCTACAAGTCTGGTTACCATTTACCAACCTAAAGTACCTAAAGCCCTGCAGAAATAA
- a CDS encoding accessory gene regulator ArgB-like protein, protein MGIPDLSCSIANYFGRELELDEDKTDILRYGFEVIIGEGLKVISIFVMASLLGLTPYVLVTFLTVGTYRLFSGGYHSETYSRCFIFSMFFFLGMGKITQLLLPYFKLSVAQIITLIFIVFVWSLWIAIKWAPAETPNKPLAEDEKADKRNFLLSGSCFGFW, encoded by the coding sequence ATGGGCATTCCCGATCTGTCCTGCTCTATAGCCAATTACTTTGGCAGGGAACTGGAGCTGGATGAGGATAAGACCGATATTTTGCGTTATGGTTTCGAGGTTATTATTGGCGAAGGGCTCAAGGTGATTAGCATATTCGTTATGGCCTCTTTACTTGGGCTTACACCTTATGTATTGGTCACATTCTTGACAGTAGGAACCTATCGGCTGTTTTCCGGAGGATATCATTCAGAGACTTACAGCCGTTGCTTTATTTTCAGTATGTTCTTCTTTTTAGGTATGGGAAAAATAACCCAGCTTCTGCTTCCCTATTTTAAGCTGTCTGTCGCTCAGATAATCACCCTTATCTTTATAGTTTTTGTCTGGAGCTTATGGATTGCCATCAAATGGGCACCCGCTGAGACACCCAATAAACCCCTTGCCGAGGATGAAAAGGCAGACAAAAGAAATTTTCTGTTATCTGGGTCTTGCTTTGGTTTTTGGTGA
- a CDS encoding sensor histidine kinase produces MDIIKKAFPLTALIMFQLLVIALFNLSINIPHEVFAKGTMVSWLLPINIILLTLTFISVAVINNTFKNLEEEIENKLRMESQEQLKELLQTMRGQRHDFSHHFQTVYGFLSVDAYDEAKQYLEESLAQISVANEMIRSDNPGLNALLYVKSGEMERYGISFSLDIRSSITSPLKPSELNAVVGNLLDNGIQKLSNTQLPNLQIVFEACQRGGLLILAIKDNGAPVEPLHLDKLFLPGFSTKSNGQGLGLYNVKQILEKYGGEIQVENDNGLTTFRVLLPL; encoded by the coding sequence ATGGACATTATCAAAAAGGCATTTCCTTTAACCGCCTTAATCATGTTCCAACTTCTTGTTATTGCCTTATTTAATTTAAGCATCAATATTCCTCATGAGGTGTTTGCGAAGGGAACTATGGTCAGTTGGTTATTGCCGATTAACATAATTTTACTGACACTTACTTTTATCTCCGTTGCAGTTATCAACAACACATTTAAGAACTTGGAAGAAGAGATAGAGAACAAATTAAGAATGGAAAGCCAGGAGCAATTAAAAGAGTTATTGCAGACAATGCGTGGGCAAAGACATGATTTTAGCCACCATTTCCAAACAGTTTACGGGTTCCTCTCTGTAGATGCCTATGATGAAGCTAAGCAGTATTTGGAAGAAAGCCTTGCCCAGATTTCAGTAGCGAATGAAATGATACGATCCGACAATCCGGGGTTGAATGCTTTGTTATATGTTAAAAGTGGTGAAATGGAGCGTTATGGAATAAGCTTTTCACTTGATATTCGATCTTCTATAACCTCGCCATTGAAACCATCAGAGTTAAATGCTGTAGTAGGGAACCTACTGGATAATGGGATACAAAAATTATCAAATACACAATTACCTAATCTTCAAATAGTGTTTGAAGCTTGCCAACGAGGCGGATTACTCATACTGGCTATAAAGGATAATGGGGCTCCTGTGGAGCCATTACACTTGGATAAGCTTTTTCTTCCGGGCTTTAGTACCAAGTCAAACGGGCAAGGATTAGGTTTGTATAATGTAAAGCAGATATTGGAAAAATATGGCGGTGAAATACAAGTCGAGAATGACAATGGGTTAACAACATTCAGAGTGTTACTGCCGTTATGA
- a CDS encoding ATP-binding protein has translation MYRTAIEELHRWKAKRNKKPLIIRGARQVGKTWLMKEFGRVAFAKTVYISLDNNRRMKELFSADLDVERIVTGLELYSGQKIDPANTLLIFDEVQEVPTALTSLKYFNENAPQYQIISAGSLLGVALHQGTSFPVGKVEFLDLYPLSFTEFLNAMDKGRYVELLQKGDFDMIATFKQTYVDMLKYYYYVGGMPEVVQSFSETKDFGEVREIQQRILDAYEQDFSKHAPHDVVPRIRMLWNSIPAQLTKENKKFIYGLIKEGARAKEYEQSMLWLTDCGLVHKVHRVNAPSLPLKAYEDLKAFKLFLVDIGLLSCMVRLNQGTLLDGNELFKEFKGALTEQYVLQQLRTLKELEAYYWTNDRGSAEIDFVVDDGHKVIPIEVKAETNLKAKSLKMYQEKFRPELSIRASMADYRRENRLLNLPLYMVEMMGLLLKEAE, from the coding sequence ATGTATAGAACAGCGATAGAAGAATTGCATAGATGGAAAGCCAAGCGGAATAAAAAGCCGCTTATTATCCGCGGCGCCAGGCAGGTCGGCAAAACCTGGCTTATGAAGGAGTTTGGCAGGGTCGCCTTTGCAAAGACTGTCTACATCAGCCTTGACAACAATCGGCGCATGAAGGAGTTGTTTTCAGCCGATCTGGATGTGGAACGGATCGTGACAGGGTTGGAACTCTATTCCGGCCAAAAGATTGATCCCGCCAATACGTTGCTTATCTTCGATGAAGTACAGGAAGTGCCAACGGCCCTGACTTCGCTTAAATACTTTAACGAGAACGCTCCCCAATATCAGATTATAAGTGCCGGTTCACTCCTGGGCGTGGCGCTGCATCAGGGAACATCATTCCCTGTGGGCAAGGTGGAATTTTTGGACTTATATCCCTTAAGCTTTACAGAGTTTTTAAATGCTATGGACAAAGGTCGATATGTAGAACTATTGCAAAAAGGCGACTTTGATATGATAGCCACTTTTAAGCAGACTTACGTTGATATGCTCAAATATTATTACTATGTGGGCGGCATGCCGGAGGTCGTACAAAGCTTTTCGGAAACTAAGGATTTTGGTGAGGTGCGGGAAATACAACAGCGTATTCTTGATGCCTATGAGCAGGATTTTTCCAAACACGCGCCCCATGATGTTGTGCCGAGAATCCGTATGCTTTGGAACAGCATTCCCGCCCAGCTCACCAAGGAAAATAAGAAGTTTATCTATGGCCTAATCAAAGAAGGTGCGCGGGCTAAGGAATACGAGCAGTCCATGCTTTGGCTGACCGATTGCGGCCTTGTTCATAAGGTGCATCGGGTGAATGCGCCCAGCCTGCCGCTAAAAGCCTATGAGGACTTGAAAGCCTTTAAGCTGTTCCTTGTGGATATCGGTCTGCTTTCCTGTATGGTACGACTGAACCAAGGCACTCTTTTGGATGGTAACGAGCTTTTCAAGGAATTCAAGGGCGCGCTGACCGAACAGTATGTATTGCAGCAGCTAAGAACCCTTAAAGAGCTGGAAGCCTATTATTGGACAAACGACCGCGGTAGCGCCGAGATCGACTTTGTTGTGGATGACGGACATAAGGTCATTCCCATTGAAGTAAAAGCAGAAACGAATCTGAAGGCGAAAAGCCTGAAAATGTATCAGGAAAAATTTCGACCGGAGCTCTCCATCCGCGCCTCCATGGCTGATTATAGACGCGAGAACAGGCTGCTAAACTTGCCTTTATATATGGTTGAAATGATGGGCTTATTGTTGAAAGAAGCTGAATGA
- a CDS encoding TIGR03915 family putative DNA repair protein, with amino-acid sequence MFDGATLVYKYDGSFEGLMCCVFASYEHKEIPLDILPPEGQPGLFDILKTIETDHQKAQRVYDSIPIRISLEAQELVKLGFLTCTPQKERLIFLFLRLGYKVGGKVMGMLTDDNVHALQKAVRNLTCESHRYKGFVRFSIYNEALVAMIEPENFVLPLLAYHFSNRYPNEVFMIFDKTHKAALIHQAGRVEILDIEDWELPEPDEEEVEYRRLWQQFYKTIAIESRDNPRCRMNFMPKRFWKHLTEFYPEQKVKAHPIPGEQARLLGGSS; translated from the coding sequence GTGTTTGACGGGGCAACTTTAGTTTACAAATACGACGGAAGCTTTGAAGGGCTCATGTGCTGCGTCTTCGCAAGCTATGAGCATAAAGAAATCCCCCTCGACATTCTTCCGCCTGAAGGTCAGCCCGGCCTTTTTGATATCCTCAAGACTATAGAGACAGATCACCAAAAAGCTCAGCGGGTGTATGACTCCATTCCCATCAGGATCTCCCTGGAAGCACAGGAATTGGTGAAGCTTGGCTTCCTGACCTGTACCCCACAAAAGGAACGCCTGATTTTTCTTTTTCTAAGGCTGGGATACAAGGTAGGCGGGAAAGTTATGGGGATGCTGACTGATGACAATGTCCATGCTTTACAGAAAGCCGTACGGAACTTAACCTGTGAAAGCCATCGTTATAAAGGGTTCGTCCGGTTTTCAATCTATAATGAAGCCTTGGTTGCCATGATTGAACCAGAGAATTTCGTGTTGCCTTTGCTGGCTTATCACTTCTCCAACCGTTACCCCAATGAAGTCTTTATGATTTTTGACAAAACCCATAAGGCCGCCCTCATTCATCAAGCAGGCAGAGTGGAAATTCTGGATATTGAAGATTGGGAGCTGCCGGAGCCGGACGAAGAGGAAGTGGAATATCGCCGCCTCTGGCAGCAGTTCTACAAAACCATTGCCATTGAAAGCAGGGATAATCCCCGCTGCCGTATGAATTTCATGCCCAAACGCTTTTGGAAGCATCTGACGGAGTTTTATCCTGAGCAGAAGGTTAAAGCACATCCCATCCCTGGGGAGCAGGCTAGGCTCCTTGGCGGCAGCAGTTAG
- a CDS encoding putative DNA modification/repair radical SAM protein, translated as MDVFDKLTILTDSAKYDVACTSSGVERKGRAGSIGNTVAAGICHSFAADGRCITLLKVLLTNVCVYDCKYCINRSSNDVPRAAFTPRELADLTINFYRRNYIEGLFLSSAVIKNSNYTSELLIKTLELLRHEYRFAGYIHVKAIPGTDNEVLTRLGYLADRVSVNIELPSQESLKLLAPDKSKEAILRPMGLIKGKITENTTDLIKYRHAPKFVPAGQSTQLIVGATPDTDYKILTLAEGLYKKYQLKRVFFSAYIPVAEHSLLPAVSVKPPLLREHRLYQADWLLRFYGFEARELLDEGHQNFNLHVDPKCNWALNHLDQFPVEINQAPYEMLLRVPGIGVTSARRILRARKIAHLDFAGLKKLGVVLKRAQYFILCKGKTLAGLKVAPHNVMQALMSERIIAGLPSQAPQQLALFEEPPLSREDVIQCLTGQL; from the coding sequence ATGGATGTATTTGATAAACTCACGATTTTAACAGACTCCGCGAAATATGATGTAGCCTGCACTTCCAGCGGAGTAGAGCGGAAGGGCAGAGCAGGCAGCATTGGCAATACGGTAGCAGCCGGGATCTGTCATAGCTTTGCCGCAGACGGCCGCTGTATAACCCTGCTTAAAGTGTTGCTAACCAATGTTTGTGTCTACGATTGTAAATATTGCATCAATCGCAGCTCCAATGATGTTCCCAGAGCTGCCTTTACTCCCCGGGAGCTTGCCGACCTGACAATTAATTTTTATCGCCGCAATTATATTGAGGGACTGTTTTTGAGTTCGGCGGTCATAAAAAACTCCAACTATACCTCCGAACTACTGATTAAGACTTTGGAACTTTTGCGCCATGAGTACCGGTTTGCCGGATATATTCATGTCAAGGCTATTCCCGGCACGGATAATGAGGTCCTAACCAGGCTGGGTTATCTGGCGGACCGGGTCAGCGTTAATATTGAACTGCCATCTCAGGAGAGCCTGAAGCTTTTAGCCCCCGATAAGAGCAAGGAAGCTATTCTCCGGCCTATGGGTCTGATCAAAGGTAAAATAACGGAAAATACTACGGATCTGATCAAATACCGCCATGCTCCGAAGTTTGTCCCGGCAGGTCAAAGTACCCAGCTCATCGTTGGTGCTACACCGGATACCGATTATAAAATTCTGACCCTGGCGGAGGGGTTGTATAAGAAATATCAACTGAAACGGGTCTTTTTCTCGGCCTACATACCGGTCGCTGAACACAGTCTGCTGCCGGCCGTTTCCGTAAAACCTCCCTTGTTGAGAGAGCATCGCCTTTATCAAGCGGATTGGCTCCTGAGGTTCTACGGTTTTGAAGCCCGGGAACTGTTGGATGAAGGCCATCAGAATTTTAATTTGCATGTGGATCCCAAATGCAATTGGGCCCTTAATCACCTGGACCAGTTCCCCGTCGAGATCAATCAAGCTCCGTATGAAATGCTCCTGCGGGTACCGGGAATCGGCGTAACCAGTGCCCGCCGGATTTTGCGGGCACGGAAAATAGCCCATCTGGATTTCGCAGGGTTGAAAAAGCTGGGCGTTGTCCTTAAGCGTGCTCAGTACTTTATTCTTTGCAAAGGAAAAACCTTGGCGGGGCTTAAGGTGGCTCCCCATAATGTGATGCAGGCTCTGATGTCCGAGCGGATCATCGCCGGTCTTCCTTCCCAGGCTCCCCAGCAGTTGGCCTTATTTGAGGAACCGCCCCTTTCCCGAGAGGATGTGATTCAGTGTTTGACGGGGCAACTTTAG
- a CDS encoding type II toxin-antitoxin system RelE family toxin translates to MNSDYRLIYRKEAVKFLAKQDVSAQERIAKGLAGLLEIPPSGDIKLLKGYKKLYRLRVGSYRILFEISHTERIIYIQVIDSRGGVYK, encoded by the coding sequence GTGAATTCGGATTACAGGTTGATTTACCGTAAGGAAGCGGTAAAATTTCTAGCCAAACAGGACGTGTCTGCCCAAGAGCGTATTGCAAAAGGGCTGGCAGGTCTTTTAGAAATTCCTCCTAGCGGTGACATAAAGCTCCTGAAAGGCTACAAGAAGTTGTACCGTCTTCGCGTTGGCTCATACCGCATACTTTTTGAGATCAGTCATACTGAAAGGATTATCTACATTCAGGTGATAGACTCCCGTGGAGGAGTGTATAAATAA
- a CDS encoding proline--tRNA ligase, translated as MRVSQILNPTLREVPAEAEVVSHQLLVRAGLIRKSAAGIYTYLPLGLRVLRKIEQIVREEMDAKGGQEVLLPIIQPAELWRESGRWDLYGQELMRLNDRHNREFCLGPTHEEIITDLIRGEIRSYKQLPLLLYQIQNKYRDERRPRFGLMRGREFIMKDLYSFDRDEAGLAESYKKMYDAYTRIFTRCGLTFRPVEADAGAIGGTGGTHEFMVLAESGEAAVVYCPDCDYAANVEKAECKPAPVAGDAPVGAYRGVDTPGTKTIEQVAEFLKVSKSDLVKSLLYQGDDKLFLILVRGDREINEIKVNNALGPFINLQLAGPEVVLEKLGCEPGYVGPIGAPKNLTVVADLEVPLMAKAVCGANAEDKHYVDAVPEKDFRIDQILDLRMVNAGEPCPQCGSPLKEARGIEVGQVFKLGTKYSKALNAVFLDENGAEHPCVMGCYGIGVSRTMAAAIEQNNDKDGIIWPIPIAPYHVIVVPVNMKDDQVRETGEALYQELLKLGVEAVLDDRDERPGVKFKDADLVGYPLRVTVGSKTLANGEVELRDRKTGEVQLVKVEELAGRIQGMIREALGVK; from the coding sequence ATGCGTGTAAGCCAAATTCTCAATCCCACTCTGCGGGAGGTTCCTGCCGAGGCGGAAGTAGTCAGTCATCAATTGTTGGTCAGGGCGGGGTTAATTCGTAAATCCGCAGCCGGCATCTATACCTACTTGCCTTTGGGCTTGCGCGTATTGCGCAAAATCGAACAAATCGTCCGGGAAGAAATGGATGCCAAGGGAGGACAGGAAGTCCTGCTCCCGATTATTCAGCCTGCCGAGCTCTGGCGTGAGAGCGGTCGCTGGGATCTATACGGACAGGAGCTGATGCGCCTTAACGACCGCCACAATCGGGAATTCTGCCTGGGACCGACTCATGAAGAGATCATCACCGATCTGATACGGGGTGAAATCCGTTCCTATAAACAGCTGCCCCTGCTCCTTTATCAAATCCAAAACAAATACCGGGATGAGCGGCGCCCCCGTTTTGGTTTAATGCGGGGCCGGGAGTTCATTATGAAAGATCTCTATTCTTTTGACCGGGATGAGGCAGGCTTAGCGGAAAGCTATAAGAAAATGTATGATGCCTATACCCGGATCTTTACCCGCTGTGGTTTGACTTTCCGTCCTGTAGAAGCCGATGCCGGAGCCATTGGCGGTACGGGAGGCACTCATGAATTCATGGTCTTGGCTGAATCCGGGGAAGCTGCCGTAGTTTATTGCCCTGATTGCGATTATGCCGCCAATGTAGAGAAGGCTGAATGTAAGCCCGCCCCTGTAGCCGGCGATGCTCCCGTAGGAGCTTATCGCGGCGTGGATACGCCTGGAACGAAGACCATTGAACAGGTGGCTGAATTCTTGAAGGTCTCCAAGAGTGATCTGGTCAAATCCCTCCTTTATCAAGGCGATGATAAACTCTTCTTGATACTGGTGCGGGGAGATCGGGAAATCAATGAAATCAAAGTGAACAATGCCCTTGGTCCCTTTATCAATCTCCAGCTGGCCGGCCCTGAGGTTGTACTGGAAAAACTGGGCTGCGAACCAGGCTATGTAGGCCCCATAGGTGCACCCAAGAACTTAACGGTGGTTGCTGATTTAGAAGTGCCTCTGATGGCGAAAGCTGTTTGCGGTGCCAACGCTGAGGACAAGCATTATGTGGATGCGGTACCGGAGAAGGATTTCCGTATCGATCAGATTCTTGATCTGCGCATGGTAAACGCCGGGGAGCCTTGCCCCCAATGCGGCAGCCCTCTCAAAGAAGCACGGGGCATCGAGGTGGGTCAGGTCTTTAAACTGGGTACCAAATACTCCAAAGCTCTCAATGCTGTATTCCTGGATGAGAACGGAGCTGAACATCCCTGCGTCATGGGATGCTACGGTATCGGGGTCAGCCGTACCATGGCTGCGGCCATTGAGCAAAACAATGATAAGGACGGCATCATCTGGCCTATTCCCATTGCTCCCTATCATGTGATCGTCGTTCCCGTCAACATGAAGGATGACCAGGTCCGTGAAACGGGTGAGGCCTTATACCAAGAACTGCTGAAGCTCGGAGTAGAAGCCGTCCTGGATGACCGGGATGAGCGCCCCGGAGTCAAGTTCAAAGACGCGGACCTTGTGGGCTATCCCCTGAGAGTGACCGTAGGCAGCAAGACTTTAGCCAATGGCGAAGTCGAGCTTCGGGATCGCAAGACCGGGGAAGTCCAGCTGGTGAAGGTGGAAGAACTGGCAGGCCGTATCCAGGGAATGATTCGAGAAGCATTAGGCGTTAAGTAA
- the ispG gene encoding flavodoxin-dependent (E)-4-hydroxy-3-methylbut-2-enyl-diphosphate synthase, translating to MERKLTKTVRIGDVIIGGGSPIVVQSMTNTDTRDIPATLAQIQALARAGCEVVRLAVLDREAGYALGEIALKSELPVIADIHFDYQLALLAIEQGVHGLRLNPGNIGARWKVQEVVRACKEREIPIRIGVNAGSLEKEILEKYQGVTPEGMVESALGHIHLLEEEGYDKIKVSLKASHVPLMLAAYRKMSARVDYPLHIGVTEAGTVRSGVVKSAVGIGSLLAEGIGDTLRVSLTGDPVQEIPVALEILKVLGLRNRGVELISCPTCGRTQVNLAELAEKVEDKLSHLPPLDRPLKVAVMGCAVNGPGEAREADFGIAGGKGMGLLFKKGEIVARLSEEELLPALLAEIENYVKQYGREQHSCV from the coding sequence GTGGAGCGTAAGCTGACGAAAACAGTGCGAATTGGCGATGTAATCATAGGGGGAGGCAGTCCCATCGTCGTCCAATCCATGACCAATACAGATACCCGGGATATCCCCGCTACCCTGGCTCAGATTCAAGCTTTGGCCCGGGCGGGGTGTGAGGTGGTGCGGCTGGCCGTGCTGGATCGGGAAGCAGGCTATGCTCTCGGGGAGATCGCCTTGAAGAGCGAACTGCCTGTTATTGCCGACATCCATTTTGATTATCAGCTGGCTTTGCTGGCCATCGAACAAGGCGTGCACGGGCTAAGACTGAATCCGGGCAATATCGGTGCCCGCTGGAAGGTGCAAGAGGTGGTCCGGGCTTGCAAAGAAAGAGAGATACCCATACGAATCGGGGTCAATGCCGGCTCATTGGAAAAAGAAATTCTGGAAAAATATCAGGGAGTTACTCCTGAAGGCATGGTGGAAAGTGCTTTAGGGCATATCCACTTACTTGAAGAAGAAGGTTATGATAAAATCAAAGTCTCTTTAAAAGCTTCCCATGTTCCGCTGATGCTGGCGGCTTACCGCAAGATGTCGGCAAGGGTGGATTACCCCCTCCATATAGGAGTCACTGAGGCAGGAACGGTACGTTCCGGAGTGGTAAAATCTGCGGTAGGTATCGGCAGTCTCTTAGCCGAAGGGATAGGAGATACCCTGCGCGTATCTCTCACCGGAGATCCTGTTCAGGAGATTCCTGTAGCCCTGGAAATTTTAAAAGTTCTCGGGTTAAGGAACCGGGGAGTGGAGCTGATCAGCTGCCCTACCTGCGGCCGCACTCAGGTGAATCTGGCTGAACTGGCAGAGAAGGTGGAGGACAAGCTTTCCCATCTGCCCCCTTTGGATCGGCCCTTGAAAGTTGCCGTGATGGGCTGCGCAGTCAACGGACCTGGAGAAGCCCGGGAAGCAGATTTTGGTATTGCCGGTGGCAAAGGCATGGGCTTGCTCTTTAAAAAAGGGGAGATTGTCGCCCGTTTATCGGAAGAAGAACTATTGCCCGCTTTACTTGCGGAAATTGAAAATTATGTGAAACAGTATGGAAGGGAGCAGCATTCATGCGTGTAA